The bacterium BMS3Abin14 genome includes a region encoding these proteins:
- a CDS encoding farnesyl diphosphate synthase, producing MAGFLEEGKAQIDRALEGFMPPAGSYPSRLVDAMRYSLFAGGKRIRPILVLSSAKVAGGNPEDAMAAACAVELVHTYSLIHDDLPAMDDDDYRRGKPTCHRAFDEGTAILAGDALLTMAFELLCDPELLQSVRSVDRLRMVHELGAAAGWKGMVGGQQVDLDSEGKPPSQPVLEYIHTHKTGAMIRCSILMGALAAGAGKARMRNLGQFGEKLGLAFQVVDDILDVTASTDEMGKDQGSDAASGKATYPALFGLEGARERARDLIAEAKGHLEGIPEGGRLADIADFVLLRRL from the coding sequence ATGGCAGGATTTCTGGAAGAGGGCAAGGCACAGATTGACCGGGCGCTGGAAGGGTTTATGCCGCCTGCGGGCAGCTATCCTTCCCGACTTGTCGATGCGATGCGCTATAGCCTTTTTGCAGGTGGAAAACGGATTCGACCCATCCTGGTTCTCTCCTCCGCCAAAGTAGCCGGAGGAAACCCCGAGGATGCCATGGCCGCAGCGTGTGCCGTGGAACTGGTCCACACCTATTCCCTGATACATGACGACCTGCCGGCGATGGACGACGATGATTACCGAAGGGGGAAACCGACCTGCCACCGGGCTTTCGATGAGGGCACCGCCATCCTCGCCGGGGACGCCCTTTTGACAATGGCGTTTGAACTGCTCTGCGACCCCGAGCTCCTGCAGTCCGTGCGTTCTGTTGACAGGTTGAGGATGGTGCATGAGCTTGGCGCCGCTGCAGGCTGGAAAGGTATGGTGGGAGGTCAGCAGGTTGATCTCGACAGTGAGGGAAAGCCCCCGTCCCAACCTGTCCTGGAGTATATTCATACCCACAAGACCGGCGCCATGATCCGCTGCTCCATCCTGATGGGGGCCCTTGCAGCCGGGGCCGGGAAGGCGAGAATGAGGAATCTAGGGCAATTCGGCGAGAAGCTGGGTCTTGCCTTTCAGGTTGTTGACGACATCCTTGACGTCACTGCGTCCACGGATGAGATGGGAAAGGACCAGGGCAGCGACGCGGCAAGCGGGAAGGCAACCTATCCAGCCCTTTTCGGGCTTGAGGGCGCAAGGGAACGAGCGAGGGATCTCATCGCCGAGGCAAAGGGACATCTTGAGGGGATTCCGGAGGGTGGGCGTCTCGCGGATATTGCGGATTTTGTACTTTTAAGGAGGTTGTAG